A window of Lagopus muta isolate bLagMut1 chromosome 16, bLagMut1 primary, whole genome shotgun sequence contains these coding sequences:
- the E2F1 gene encoding transcription factor E2F1, producing MATAGGAAGLAALLGGASPHLLIVSASEEPAGGCRPDADLLLFATPQPSRPGPAPRRPALGRPPVKRKLNLETDHQYIAESLPAARGRARIPGRGTKSPGEKSRYETSLNLTTKRFLELLSQSPDGVVDLNWAAEVLKVQKRRIYDITNVLEGIQLITKKSKNNIQWLGSQVAVGASSQQRLLEKELRDLHAAEQQLDDLIQTCTVQLRLLTEDPSNQHAAYVTCQDLRSIVDPSEQMVMVIKAPPETQLQVSDPAEAFQVSVKSTQGPIDVFLCPEDSSGVCSPVKSPFKAPAEELSPGSSQQRASPLLHPAQDVNMLLAEALLPGTALPSKCPTEDVSLSPLASMDTLLEQGKDDLSGFLTDEFIALSPPQPQDYHFGLEDGEGISELFDCDFGDFTHLDF from the exons ATGGCTacggcgggcggcgcggcggggctgGCGGCGCTGCTGGGCGGCGCCTCCCCGCACCTCCTCATCGTCTCGGCCTCCGAGGAGCCCGCGGGCGGCTGCCGCCCCGACGCCGACCTTCTGCTCTTCGCCACGCCGCAGCCCTCCCgtcccggccccgcgccgcgccgccccgcgctgGGCCGCCCGCCG GTGAAGCGGAAGCTGAACTTGGAGACGGATCACCAGTACATAGCCGAGAGCCTGCCCGCGGCCCGCGGCAGGGCCCGGATCCCCGGCAGAG GGACAAAGTCTCCCGGGGAGAAATCCCGCTATGAAACCTCTCTGAACCTCACCACCAAGCgcttcctggagctgctcagccaaTCCCCCGATGGTGTGGTGGACCTCAACTGGGCAGCCGAGGTGCTGAAGGTGCAGAAGAGGCGCATCTACGACATCACCAATGTCCTGGAGGGCATCCAGCTCATCACCAAGAAGTCCAAGAACAACATCCAGTGGCT GGGCAGCCAGGTGGCCGTGGGGGCCTCCAGCCAACAGCGACTGCTGGAGAAGGAGCTGCGGGATCTGCATGCGGCCGAGCAGCAGCTGGACGATCTCATCCAGACGTGCACGGTGCAGCTGCGGCTGCTCACCGAGGATCCCTCCAACCAGCA TGCAGCCTATGTCACCTGCCAGGACCTCCGGAGCATCGTGGACCCTTCTGAGCAAATGGTGATGGTTATCAAGGCACCCCCAGAGACCCAGCTGCAAGTCTCAGACCCAGCAGAG GCTTTCCAGGTCTCTGTGAAAAGCACTCAGGGCCCCATCGATGTGTTCCTCTGCCCCGAGGACAGCTCAGGGGTCTGCAGCCCTGTCAAGAGCCCCTTCAAGGCACCTGCTGAAGAGTTGTCCCCTGGCTCATCGCAGCAGAGAGCCTCCCCGCTCCTGCATCCTGCCCAGGATGTGAACATGCTGCTGGCTG AGGCACTGCTGCCAGGCACAGCGCTGCCCTCCAAGTGCCCCACGGAGGATGTGAGCTTGTCGCCGCTGGCCTCCATGGACACACTCCTGGAGCAGGGCAAGGACGATTTGTCGGGCTTCCTGACGGATGAGTTCATTGCACTGTCACCACCACAGCCACAGGATTACCACTTCGGCCTGGAGGACGGTGAGGGCATCAGTGAGCTCTTTGACTGTGACTTTGGGGACTTCACGCACTTGGACTTCTGA